The following are from one region of the Bradyrhizobium septentrionale genome:
- a CDS encoding DUF4166 domain-containing protein, translating to MASARISSLKTSPVPDTKLLDDHRFRALLPDEDWGRLPVAIWRRFSKRFEDGNTVVYVGEVEEASSSRPGRWLAQAARLIGGPLPTGTETGVPMIVTVTEDAASGGQIWTRICARRDGFPQVIHSAKRFAGSTGLEEYVGFGVSMALRIAVEHEALVFHSVGYSLQLGPFRLQLPEWLTPGALTVTHSDLGCGDFRFTLEIIHPRLGRLIRQSAVFREASS from the coding sequence ATGGCGTCAGCAAGGATATCCAGCCTCAAGACATCGCCGGTCCCGGATACAAAACTGCTCGACGACCATCGCTTCCGCGCATTGCTGCCGGATGAGGATTGGGGCCGCCTGCCGGTTGCGATCTGGCGGCGTTTTTCGAAACGGTTTGAGGATGGCAACACGGTCGTCTATGTCGGTGAGGTCGAAGAGGCTTCGAGCAGCCGTCCTGGCCGGTGGCTGGCGCAGGCCGCGCGCCTGATCGGCGGCCCGCTTCCGACCGGCACCGAGACCGGCGTGCCGATGATCGTCACCGTCACCGAGGACGCGGCGAGCGGCGGCCAGATCTGGACCCGCATCTGCGCGCGCCGCGACGGCTTCCCGCAGGTGATTCATTCCGCCAAGCGTTTTGCCGGGTCGACTGGGCTTGAGGAGTATGTCGGCTTCGGCGTCAGCATGGCGCTGCGGATCGCGGTCGAGCACGAGGCGCTGGTGTTTCACAGTGTCGGCTATTCGCTGCAGCTCGGCCCGTTTCGCCTGCAGCTGCCCGAATGGCTCACGCCCGGCGCTCTCACCGTGACCCATTCCGATCTCGGCTGCGGCGACTTCCGCTTCACGCTGGAGATCATCCACCCGCGTTTGGGCCGGCTGATCCGTCAGTCCGCCGTGTTCAGGGAGGCCTCGTCATGA
- a CDS encoding GbsR/MarR family transcriptional regulator — protein sequence MTEITAKRKLPAVVERFILHWGDMGDEWGVNRSVSQIHGLLYLAEAPMTAEDIADTLGMARSNVSNSIKELLSWGLIRRVPILGDRRDHFEAETDIWEVAAKIAAGRKEREIDPALAALRACVTDAADDPAISPLASKRLKEMLTFTELVDRWYTQMLNVPRPRLVALIRLGEKIVSFLPTGRAK from the coding sequence ATGACAGAAATAACCGCCAAGAGAAAACTTCCTGCCGTCGTCGAGCGCTTCATCCTGCATTGGGGCGATATGGGCGACGAATGGGGCGTCAACCGCTCGGTCAGCCAGATCCACGGGCTGCTTTATCTCGCCGAAGCGCCGATGACGGCCGAGGACATCGCCGACACCCTCGGCATGGCGCGCTCCAACGTTTCCAATTCGATCAAGGAGCTGTTGTCCTGGGGCTTGATCCGGCGGGTGCCGATCCTTGGCGACCGCCGCGACCATTTCGAGGCCGAGACCGACATCTGGGAGGTCGCGGCCAAGATCGCGGCCGGGCGCAAGGAGCGCGAGATCGATCCCGCGCTGGCGGCACTGCGCGCCTGCGTCACCGACGCGGCCGACGATCCGGCCATCAGTCCGCTCGCCAGCAAGCGGCTGAAGGAGATGCTGACATTCACCGAGCTGGTCGACCGCTGGTACACGCAGATGCTGAACGTGCCGCGGCCGCGCCTGGTCGCGCTGATCAGGCTCGGCGAGAAGATCGTGAGTTTCCTGCCCACAGGCAGGGCCAAATAG
- a CDS encoding class I SAM-dependent methyltransferase: MPASDKEFVGSIPELYDRLLVPMIFEPYARDLAQRAKALGPRDLLETAAGTGAVTRALSSALGRGTRITATDLNEPMLERAKSRIPDATDIRWRQADALNLPFDNASFDVVACQFGAMFFPDKPKGYSEARRVLKPGGRFLFNIWDRIEDNEFADVVNHALAEVFPADPPRFLARTPYGHYATDPIRADLLAAGFGKIEIDVLREQSRANAPHDPAIGFCQGSPLRGEIEARGGIGLDAATEHAASALANRFGKGAIEGRIQALVISAVA; the protein is encoded by the coding sequence ATGCCAGCGTCCGACAAGGAGTTCGTTGGGTCCATTCCAGAACTGTACGACCGGCTCCTCGTGCCGATGATTTTTGAACCCTATGCGCGCGATCTGGCGCAACGCGCCAAGGCTCTTGGCCCGCGCGACCTGCTCGAGACGGCCGCGGGCACCGGCGCCGTCACCCGCGCGCTGTCGTCGGCGCTCGGCCGCGGCACAAGGATCACAGCGACCGACCTGAATGAACCGATGCTCGAACGGGCGAAATCGCGGATACCGGACGCGACCGATATCAGGTGGCGGCAGGCCGACGCCCTCAACCTGCCGTTCGACAATGCGAGCTTCGATGTCGTCGCCTGCCAGTTCGGCGCGATGTTCTTCCCCGACAAGCCCAAGGGCTATTCTGAGGCTCGCCGTGTCCTGAAGCCGGGCGGCCGTTTCCTGTTCAACATCTGGGATCGCATCGAAGACAACGAGTTTGCCGACGTGGTGAACCATGCATTGGCAGAGGTCTTTCCGGCCGATCCGCCGCGCTTCCTGGCGCGCACGCCTTACGGCCACTACGCAACCGACCCGATCCGGGCCGATCTTTTGGCCGCGGGCTTTGGCAAGATCGAGATCGACGTCTTGCGGGAGCAAAGCCGGGCGAATGCGCCTCACGATCCGGCGATCGGTTTTTGCCAGGGCTCACCGCTGCGCGGCGAGATCGAGGCGCGCGGCGGGATCGGCCTTGATGCTGCGACCGAGCACGCCGCATCGGCTCTGGCGAACCGGTTCGGCAAGGGCGCGATCGAAGGCCGCATTCAGGCGCTGGTGATTTCAGCCGTCGCGTAA
- a CDS encoding acylphosphatase — protein sequence MSGVIRHVTISGRVQGVGYRAWVDEQANGRGLEGWVRNRRDGSVEAAFAGADDVVTDMIAACGRGPFSARVDAVHATAVNSDLLNQRRAGERFSVLPTV from the coding sequence ATGAGCGGCGTGATCCGCCACGTCACCATCAGCGGCCGCGTCCAGGGCGTCGGCTATCGCGCCTGGGTCGACGAGCAGGCGAACGGGCGCGGCCTCGAAGGCTGGGTCCGCAACCGCCGCGACGGCAGCGTCGAGGCGGCGTTTGCCGGAGCCGACGACGTCGTCACCGACATGATCGCAGCATGTGGCCGCGGTCCGTTCTCTGCGCGCGTCGATGCGGTGCACGCTACGGCGGTCAATTCCGATCTCTTGAATCAGCGCCGGGCAGGGGAACGGTTCTCCGTCCTGCCGACGGTCTGA